Genomic DNA from Gimesia aquarii:
GCCGACATTTGTGCTGGCCAACAGGTTTCCGTGACGATCAAAGTCCAGACCCCACATGTTGCCTCCACCTTCAGCGAATAGTTCAAATTTCTTTGAAACGGGATGATATCGCCAGATTGCCTGCACAAACTTGATGCCACGAATCACGGCGGTCACTGTGCTACCCTGGCACCCATACAGCCAGCCATCCGGACCGAAAGTTAGAGAATTGGCGACAGAACTCGCATCATCCATGCCGAAACCTCTCAGCAACACTTCCGGGTCGCTATCGGGAAGATCATCACGGTTCCGATCAGGATAGAAGAGCAGATACGGTGCTTGTAAGACAAAGACTCCGCCATGTCCGAACGCAAAACCAGAGGCAAGGTTCAAACCATTCACGAAATCCTTTGCGCGATCCATGTGCCCATCGCCGTCTGTGTCTTCGAGAATTGTCAATCGATCTGCCCCTTTTGGCCCATGTGGGGGTGGTTTGGGGACTCGGTCGTATTTTGAACGCGTGTGCTGATCGACTTTAACTCGTTTCAGTCCTGCCGGGTTAGGATATTGAAGGTATTGCATGACCCATATCCTGCCGCGATCATCAAAGTCAATGGCCACGGGCTGACGCACCAGAGGTTCTGAGGCCACAAGTTTCACCTCAAACCCCTCGGCGACGGTCATGCGCTGAGCGGCTTCTTCCGGCGGAACGCCTTGAGCAAAGATGGTCGCTTCTGCCATGCACAAGACCAGAGCCATCACAACAATCCAGCGTCCTATAAGGGAATCCATTTATTGCATCCTCTGATTATTTAATGTTCAAATAAATGATATTTTGTTTCTGAAGATTGAAGGCATTCACTAGCACAACCACTCGGGGACAAAATTTCCTTCCGCAATCTGCTGTTCAACCAGATTGCGTGCTGATCGAATATGGTCGCGCATCAATTGTTCTGCTTCGTCAGGGTCGTTTTTCTCAATGGCCTCAATAATGGATCGATGGGCTTCATAAACAATCTCGACATCGAAACTCATTTTCAACACCAATTGCAATGTCCAATGGCTTGTGGTGACTGCCTGAAGTGTCCCGCTATTCGCCGTCTCAACGATACGATGGTGGAATTCCCGATCCAGCAGCGCTGCTTCGTCGTTCTTTTCTTCCTGTCCTAATAAGTAAATGCGCGTGACTAATTGATCCAGCTTTTTAATATCTTCTCGGCTGGCGCGTTGGCAACATAAACGCGCAGCAAGACCTTCGAGGACTTCACGAACTTCGAGTGCCTCAACTACTTTGGCACCGTCTAATTCACTGACAAAGACTCCCAGGTTGTCGACGGCATCTACCAGACCACAGCAACTCAATTCCAGTAACGATTCCCGCACGACTCCTTGTGCAACGGAAAACTCCTTGGCGAGTCTTTCTTGAACGAGTCGCTGTCCCGGCTTCAGTTTTCTGCTCAGAATCATCTCTGTGATTTGATTTCTTACACGATGTCGAGATGACTTTCCATCAGAACTTGTCGTTTGGGTGATTACCACTTCTGGGTCTTTCCTTATTTGGGAATATAAAATCATCGATGATTATTGATTGTAATCAATGATAACCGATGGTCAACACTTTAGCTATGTTTTTTAAATTTGTTTATAATATATATGGGATCATCGAAAGAAGCTTTGCAGAGATGTGAATTGCGACGCAGGTGACTGAAGCGAAATGAGTAATTAGATTTAGGACGATCCAGGTAAGTTGATAAGGTGGGTTGGTAATCAATATTCGTTTTTATATGTAGTTCATTTGATGTAAACGTATTTATTTTTTGGCATTCATGTTCTTGGTTATCTAATTGTGTTCTATCGCGATAAAATTTAAGCATATTCTGGATGACGTGTGTGTGCTATTACGCAATAAGAGGTTTTCTTAGAAGCATTAAATGTGTAAAAGTTTGTACTACCACTTGATGAACTATGATCCTCAATACGAATTGGTGACCATCAGTACTTAAAGTTCGAGATCTGATGATTCAATTTTGTTTGGGTTTTACCAGGCAAATAATTATGTGCTTTCCAGATATGTGTTCGAGAACTTTATTTATTCATTTCCGAAGTTTTATTTTCCTGGTCTTAACTATAATTAGTAGTAGTTCATTGGCATTCATCGAAAAAATCTCAAACCCAAATAGTGTGATCACTCATTATGAATATCAGTAATTCCGAAATTGTAGATACGATCAAAGCAATCGAATCTATTGCCCCCGATGGTTATGGCAGAATGTCCATTCCCTGCGAGACAGACGAAGAACTCTATCAAAAAATTGAATTTGCATTGCAAAGTGAGTCGAGAGCTGACTTCCTGCTCAATCAGAATGGCGTTGATAGTCTTCTTAAATTTACCGAGCGGATGGCATCACAGTGTTTGCGTGAGCCTGATTTTGAACATTGTAGTCACGCGGCAGAAGCGGTTGAGTTAATATTGTCACAGCCTTGCTATGATGAGAAAATGCTGTCCGTCGCGTTGGCATTGATCCATGATGCGTACAATCGATTATCAAAACCACGTCCCGCGTTTGATTGGAAACACATACCCAAGTTCCATGAAGCCTGGAATGATTTTTGTACCCGTTTTGAACTTGACCAATCTATCGCCGAAAGCCATTTCCGTATTGGAACGGAACACGATGGCTTGCGTTATATTTGTTATTGGTAGAATCTGGTTTTCTTACCTTGAACTATTTTTTGATTGGTATCTCCAGTTGTGATGGAACCGGTTTGATGCTTTGCTGATGTTTTTCAGCGGCTGCTTTGATCGATTTGATCACTTCCGGGTTTGCTTTGGCAACATCATATTTTTCAGACGGATCATGTTCAAGATGATATAACACGGGGGGATGATGTTCTTTGAACGGCTCTCTACCATAGGCTGGTTTTGTAATGAAATGTGCTTTCCAGGGACCTTTCCGAAAAGCCATCAATTTCGTCCCACGGTAAAAGGCCATTTCCTTTCTCGGACTCTCGCCAGTTCCCAGTAAGACCGATGATAAATCCACACCATCAACAACCCGGTCGGAAGGGACTTTACCACCGGCTAGCTGGATCGAAGTCGTAAAGATATCCATCGTACTACCTAATTCGTGCGTCACGGAACCAGAGGGGATATGCCCGGGCCACCAGGCAAGTGTTGGCTCTCGCATGCCACCTTCCCACGTACTTCCTTTCCCTTCCCTCAATAATCCGGCAGAACCTCCCTGTTCATTGAAGATCAGCCAGGGGCCATTATCACTGGAAAACCAGACGATTGTATTCTGGTCAAGTCCCTGATCTTTAAGGGTTTGTAGAATCTGACCGACGCTCCAGTCAATTTCTTCAATCACATCACCATACAATCCACGTCGACTTGTATCTTCGATTGCTTTCGAGCGGAATAACGGGACATGTGGCATGCTATGAGCCAGATAGAGATAGAAAGGTTGTTTTTGATTTCCTTTAATAAATTTGATCGCTTCTTTGGTATAGCGTTTGGTAATCGTGGTCTGGTCTGCCGGTCGCTCAATGACTTCCTGATTACGCATTAAGGGTACGTTCCAGTATTCCACTTTTGGTTTGAGAAAAATTTTACGTCCCAGTTTTCGCTCTGCCACTCGGTCCATATCGTTGGAATAAGGAATACCGAAATAAGAATCGAAACCATGACTGGTTGGTAAGAACTGTGGTAGATGGCCCAGATGCCATTTTCCCACACAGGCAGTCTTGTACCCCGTTTCTTTCAAAGCTTCTGCTAAGGTCACTTCACTCGCTTGAAGTCCGCCGCCGGAATCGGGAAAGAGAACCCGTCGTTTATCGCTGCACATTCCAGAGCG
This window encodes:
- a CDS encoding sulfatase family protein produces the protein MKQFALILCKTKVHPFLLFPLFIICTLSTEARAAAKPNVIVIYADDLGYGDLACFGHPTIKTPHLDQMAAEGMKFTQFYSAAPVCTPSRAALLTGRYPIRSGMCSDKRRVLFPDSGGGLQASEVTLAEALKETGYKTACVGKWHLGHLPQFLPTSHGFDSYFGIPYSNDMDRVAERKLGRKIFLKPKVEYWNVPLMRNQEVIERPADQTTITKRYTKEAIKFIKGNQKQPFYLYLAHSMPHVPLFRSKAIEDTSRRGLYGDVIEEIDWSVGQILQTLKDQGLDQNTIVWFSSDNGPWLIFNEQGGSAGLLREGKGSTWEGGMREPTLAWWPGHIPSGSVTHELGSTMDIFTTSIQLAGGKVPSDRVVDGVDLSSVLLGTGESPRKEMAFYRGTKLMAFRKGPWKAHFITKPAYGREPFKEHHPPVLYHLEHDPSEKYDVAKANPEVIKSIKAAAEKHQQSIKPVPSQLEIPIKK
- a CDS encoding GntR family transcriptional regulator, with amino-acid sequence MVITQTTSSDGKSSRHRVRNQITEMILSRKLKPGQRLVQERLAKEFSVAQGVVRESLLELSCCGLVDAVDNLGVFVSELDGAKVVEALEVREVLEGLAARLCCQRASREDIKKLDQLVTRIYLLGQEEKNDEAALLDREFHHRIVETANSGTLQAVTTSHWTLQLVLKMSFDVEIVYEAHRSIIEAIEKNDPDEAEQLMRDHIRSARNLVEQQIAEGNFVPEWLC